The region TTCTTTGGCCTTCACGCTCATGGGCCACCCGCGCTATGCCGTTAAAGCAGGCTCAATAACGTTGGCAGGCAACGAGCTTAACGATTTGTCGCCCGACAAGCGCGCCAAGCAGGGAATGTTTTTGGCCATGCAACATCCGTATGAAATTGACGGCGTTGTGTATAAAGATTTTTTGCGTCAAGCGTACAATGCCTTGTACGATGGTACTGAAAAGCAACTGCGCATTCGCGACTTTCATGCGCTTTTGTTGAGCAAAGTGGCGTTGTTAAAAATGGATCCAGCTTTTATTGACCGTTTCATAAATGTTGGTTTTTCTGGCGGTGAAAAGAAACGAGCAGAAATTTTGCAGTTGGCCGTCTTGCAGCCAAAGATTGCCATTCTTGACGAGATTGATTCCGGTTTGGATATCGACGCATTAAAAGTTGTTTGTGAGGGGCTGCGCGCCGTTAAGCACGACAACCCCGACATGGCTATTTTAATGATCACGCATTATCAGCGTATTTTGCAGTATCTAACGCCCGATGTGGTGCATGTGTTGCGCAATGGCCAAATTGTTAAGTCTGGCGATGCAACGTTGGCAGACCAACTTGAAGCGCACGGTTATGATGAGTGATCAGTTTGATCATCGTCGCTGCTACTAAAGAGCGAGTGTTTGTGAAGATTTAATTGAGTTCGCAACTCTTGTGCCAATTCGTTCGGACTTCCGGCGATACTTGGGCTGCCTGGCTCA is a window of Candidatus Babeliales bacterium DNA encoding:
- the sufC gene encoding Fe-S cluster assembly ATPase SufC, encoding MNNVLTINNLHAAVEDKTILNGIQLAIKPGQVHAIMGPNGSGKSSLAFTLMGHPRYAVKAGSITLAGNELNDLSPDKRAKQGMFLAMQHPYEIDGVVYKDFLRQAYNALYDGTEKQLRIRDFHALLLSKVALLKMDPAFIDRFINVGFSGGEKKRAEILQLAVLQPKIAILDEIDSGLDIDALKVVCEGLRAVKHDNPDMAILMITHYQRILQYLTPDVVHVLRNGQIVKSGDATLADQLEAHGYDE